The following is a genomic window from Aphis gossypii isolate Hap1 chromosome X, ASM2018417v2, whole genome shotgun sequence.
TGATATTGAACATAAGGTATGATACAGAACACACAACTTTTTTGtagatacaaatatacaatgtactgttttttatttagctaCACAAGTAGgtcttcaatattatatagttttttattctgtgtaaataaaatgccatatttaataaagtctatttattttttatttagtataataaaatataatttaatacaagtccaataatgtacaattatataaatatttgagtacatattatattagtagaaATCTAATTAATAGGATTAAACATGtgatatcttaatattatacatcgtatacttaattattgattattagtgatgtatatacagatacaatattgttaaaatatataataaaaactactaaattgtaaatttatatatagtatcaaAATTTTCTCtgctgtaaaatatataagtaatacaatatgataaatactATTGCAGTggttttgaaacttttttgtTCACACAGCtcttaagttaataaaacaatatttaaggtTACTTAAAAgtcaagaaataataataacaactaatcatatattttatcactcattataatactactagGTAATAATAGAGAGCCTACATAAGAAtaggctatatatatatatatatatatataggttatataggCTCTCTAGGTAATAGTATTGAATTTGAACGTGTCAACGGATTACCTAGATCGATCTATAGAAGTCTAAGGCTCAACAGAGGACCGTTCAAAAGTTCTTGCACTGttgtctattatataaatcattatgcaCTATGCGTACTTGACAAgacttattgaataaattattcattcagtaggtagcatattatttaaaaaagaatatcaaTTAAAGTTTATTCATTCAAGGATCAACAATACAAATGTTAGTATATCAGATAATAATTAGCaagatagtaaataatattacaatataatttggcaataaactatagttttgatcataattaaattatttttgttatttcacTAGATAAGCTTAAAATGTCCAATAAAAGTATGCAATATTCATTCTTacagctataataaataaaacgatcaTATTAGATGTTATTCGAAAATATGAATGTTAGTGTCAATGGATCCGATAAGAACTATTGTTTATAACgcgtaataaatgttttatacgtaCTAcacatagaatatagatacagtaaaagtttaattattatttcaaccaatgtaattaatgtaaatcataatacgtacgaatacctatatttaatacttggtTTACTATAAGCGAGTTTACTGTTTAACGGTTAGATGTGATATGGcaagacaataataatgtccGTGTTTTCTCgttggtttttttaatatgtttgaacTTAAAGCAATAACaacgtattatatacgttttaatgttattcggttttagattaaattattgaaaagaaTGTGAGCGAATAACGTTATCACCACCAATAAGCGAATGGAAAATAactccaaaaataataatgacgatTTGAAATCGAAACGTATACGTTTTGAAGTAATTAAGTTGAAAATCGCTTTCTCTGTTTTTGAGTGAAAAGCTTTGGGTGGTGCACTGTTTTGGCTATCTGATATTATCGtttatcgaaataataatttcaaaatattatcttttccGTCGACATCTTCACTTAACGTGTATAATCATCAGTCGATTAAaggacattttaattaaaactatagactaaatattaaaaaaaaaaaaaacaaataaaattccgTTAAGAGAAGTATAATCGTTTTGTTTCAACTCTGTCGAAGcgtgtgaaaaataaaaatattacataataattatacgggTAAACGTGCCGAGGAATTCGATTTTGGCgatgacaataaaattataataaataataattagcgtGTCATTGTACATCgactaggtataataattatcctaCACAGGTattgtatatgattttttttccgagCCGAGCACTGCGCATCGAGTCTAGCGGGTGTGTGTCGTCGGCTCTACTGCGGGCCGGGAAAAAACGCGACCGCCGGGCCTCGGCCACCGGCCGCGGTCTCGGCGGCCGGTCGCAGCCGCGCGCCGCTCTCGTCCAGCCGGGCGTTGAGCTTGGCCAACGCCTGGCCCCGGACCGCCGTGTCGTGGGCCACGTTGCTGGCCACCGCGTCCACCGCCACGCTGACCACCTCGCTGACGCCGGACGCGCCCGGCCCGATCACCGGGACGTGGGCCAGCCGGCCGGCGATCGAGCCGCACGCCTCGCCGCCGGCCCTCAGCAGCCGGACGGACGAGTGCAGGACGGCGTCCCACACGCGGTTGATCGACTCGCCCGCCGTCAGCAGCAGCTTGCCGGCGCTCCACAGCACCTTGTCCGACACCCGCGCCGTGTTCCGCAACAGCGACCCGGCCGCGCGCCGGGCGGCCTCCAGCAACTGGAACGGCGGCGCCGCGGACGGGTCCTGTGCCGGGGGAGGTGCGCCCGCAGTCGCGGGGAATTTCAACGGAGTGGCGCCGACGACCTTGACAAAACAGACAGAATAAAACTACTTAACACCGCAGAACAACGACTGCACGTCGTGGAACACGAGAGGCGGCATCGCGAACGCCGTcgtaaatgtgtttttttatttttatttttcccccCTGCAACCTTAAAACGGTAAAATTCCGTGAAAACGTCAAGTCCTCCGAACGTACCACACAGAACGCGAGCTCGATTGAAATAGATtacaaaaacagaaaaaaaaaaataaaaaaaatacgccGTCATCGACTATCGTACTATTATAATCACTACACCGAATTgacttttaatcaaatttaaatcgatattttacATCGTTTCTGCGACAATcatcatgataataatactatagtacGATTTCCGAGCCAGATTTAATCTCGGTGGTCGTCGAAGtgtcttaaaataaactaatagcaaaaaaatcgattgtacctatcaaaaaaataaacaattatgtactttttagtttttgcgGAAAATATGTTTCtgggaaaaaattgaaatgaaacatggattttatcaattttaaataatgtctaGTACCTATCActcgattaaaaatacataagtgcTAATAGGACAAATCAATGTTTCTATAGGTGCAACTAGACCTCTAAAACAGGGGGTGCTAAAATATATGTGAATGCACCACAGAGATATAGTGCTTTTTGATGAGACCTATTGGCTAAAAATAGCTCGTAAGCGATATATTTCTCCGTAATGTATACCTTATCGTccttatagttaatagtttaacaatattatgggaATATCCTTGTAtggaatgaataaattataatgaactatattattatatgacttacgattaaataattaaatatctttcaggaaatttttcataatttaaaaacatagcaTTCAtggtatttcaataaaataataaaagttagatATACAAAACGGGGGGTGGTAAATTTTAACTTGGGGGTGCTAAAGACCTTTTTGCACCTCCCTAGTTACGTAGGACTCCTAccacaaaatatgaataaaaacacaataaattgaCAAACTACTTTTTACTTGATTATAGATACAGTTAAAggttgaaacaaaaataagaatgtaTTATTTCTCACGAATTAAGATAACAATTAAGGTTCTTATGTAATGAAAaggaaattcaaaattgtttttaaaatgtatgactttataatttatatgttttagtagatataattattgtgatgaATATTTAGATGAAATAAATGATACATCCGTTGGGTAAGTTAGTAACATACAAATGGAGATATttggcatattattatgtaattcggTGCAAGAACTGGGTATGAccgtgttattttatttttattaatttaataaaatacttaatattaatttaactatactattatttgtaaatatagttaactatatattgaatttaaatatattttcaaactataaatattatacctacttcaatcaaaaatataattttccagtttttaatatattttatagaattaataaaatatggataCATGACGATTATTTTACCAAAcacttaattacttattttaataccaatttgataaaatctactataatagatatacttttcaaatacatattcatattttttttaaggggcaaggattttttttctgttaaaaaGAACGGAACAgaacctataaataaaaattgtaggaAAGTCCTCACCTGTCACAACCTTACTTCAaccattatagtatattattatacaaaataaattataaattattttaattgat
Proteins encoded in this region:
- the LOC126552027 gene encoding uncharacterized protein LOC126552027 isoform X2: MYYPAGHNRSLMIILLVAYIIQVVGATPLKFPATAGAPPPAQDPSAAPPFQLLEAARRAAGSLLRNTARVSDKVLWSAGKLLLTAGESINRVWDAVLHSSVRLLRAGGEACGSIAGRLAHVPVIGPGASGVSEVVSVAVDAVASNVAHDTAVRGQALAKLNARLDESGARLRPAAETAAGGRGPAVAFFPGPQ